Part of the Geobacter pickeringii genome, TGTGATCGGCACTCTGTTCTAGCGGTAGAAGGCAGCGGACAACAACGACTCGATGTGAAGGGCGCGGAGGCCGCCGGATGGTCTCCGCGCTTTTGCGCGTCAGGAGGAACCATGGGGGATATGCTTGGAATCGCGGTGGGGACCGTCACGATGCGGCCCTACGTCTTTGCCTTTTTCGCCGCCTACCTGGTGGCGGCGGTGCCGCATCTTGGGTGGCGAAAGATCGCTCTGTTCACGGTCGCAGGGTATCTGACCTCGTTCATCTCGGAGGTCAGCTCCATCAATACCGGCATCCCCTACGGCTGGTATTACTACATCGACGCCACCAGCGCCCGCGAACTGTGGATAGCGGGGGTGCCGTTCTTCGATTCGCTCTCCTACGTGTTCCTTGCCTACTGCAGCTATGCCACGGCTCTTTTCGTGGTCTCGCCGGTAAAGGCGTGGCGGTGGGAACTGGTGACCTTGGAGACCCACGCCATCAGACGTTCCCTGTCGGTGCTCTTCCTCGGATCACTTTTTCAAGTCTTTCTCGATATCATCACCGATCCGGTGGCACTCCAGGGACGACGCTGGTTTTTGGGGCAGATCTACGGTTATCGCGAAACAGGGATCCATTATGGCGTTCCGCTCTCGAATTACGGAGGCTGGTGGCTCGTGAGCGCTCTCATGATCTTCATCATGCAGATGATCGACCGCGGGTGGGAGCGGCCGGGGAAGAGACCGGCCGGCGTGGCCAACCTCCCATTCCGTTCGCTTTATGGGCCGGTGCTGTATCTCTCGGTGATCGCGTTCAACCTGGGGGTGACCCTCTGGATCGGCGAACGCCTCATGGCCTTGACGGGGTTCCTCATTTTCGTGCTTCCGCTGGCCATTGCCGCGGTTACCATCATCCGGAGAACCAACCGGTATCGTAAGGAAGAGCTTTCCGACCATCTGAAGGATTTCCCGTGGTCGGCCGCGGCAGCCAGAAAGGGATAGGAGGGAGCTACTCGGGGCGGGTGACGAGAATGTTTGTCGTTGCCAGGACGGCCGTGGCAAGGGCGGCACCGGCCAAGCGGGTATTGCGGGCGAGACGGATGAGCTGCGGGACGATCCGGGGTTTCCGGAGGATGGTGGCGAGAACCTTCGTCAGGCGGATGTTCATGTCGTGGTCGGTGAATTCGTCGAGGGTGAAGGAGAGCTCCTCCCGGGCGCCGTCGCTTACGGCACGAAGTGCCACGAGTGGAATGCCGTAGCGGGCCGTTGTCTCGGCCACGGCCGCCGTTTCCATGTCGAGGACCGGCGCATGCAGGTCCGGGGGGAGCAGCGGCGCGAAGCTCCGTTTTGTCAGGATCTTTTCCGAGGTGATGATTTCGCCCGGCGTCACCCGGTTGAGGGATGCGCCGATACCGTCCAGGACTTCTGCCGCCAAGCTCCGGTCAACGCCCCCCTGGGGGCGAAGTCCGCCGTCGACGGCACGCCAGCATCCCGTGCCGACCACAAGGTCGCCTGCTTCAAGCCCGGGAAGGACCGCACCGCCGAACCCGAACGAAACGATGGCCGCGGGCGATGTCTCGGCGAGTGCCTCGGCGGCCTGGGCGGCGCGGAGGGGGCCCATCCCCGATTCGATGAGGGTGACGCCGACATCATGGAGGACGAAACGGTACCGGGTGAAATGGCCTTCCCGGTGTTTTTCGACCGGTCCGACCCGCCGCAGCAAGGGGCGCACTTCGTCGGGCATCGCCGCTATGAGACCGATGGTTTTTGCCGGCATGATTCCTCTCCTTCGCGAATGCATTTCCGGAACTCTATCAGAGCGGGGTGCCGCGGGGCAACGCATTTCACTCCTTGACAGGCCACGACCTTTGCGGTAGCGTAGAACGTCCCACCTGCCAACGGGACACGCATCCAGCACCAAATCTCTTGCCTTCATTCGGACAATCAACGTCGGTATCTGTAACTGGTTATAATCACGGTAACCGCATTAAGAAATGCGCGGCGCTTCCGTGTGCTGTCGTTTTGTTGTGTGCAGGCTTCGGGACCGTCTATGAAGATAACAGCCATCATCCCCGCCCGTTTCGCGTCGACCCGTTTTCCCGGCAAAGCCCTTGCCGAGATCATGGGGAAGCCGATGGTGCAGCACGTGTATGAACGGACATCCCGTGCCGGACTCGTGTCCGAGGTCATTGTCGCCACCGACGACGAACGGGTTGCCGATGCCGTTCGCGCCTTCGGCGGACGGGTCGAGATGACTGCAAAGGAGCATGAGACCGGGACCGATCGGTTGGCGGAGGTAGCAACCCGTATCGATGCCGATCTCGTTGTCAATGTTCAGGGGGATGAACCGCTCATCGAGCCGGCAATGATCGACGAGGCGATCGCTCCTCTTGCGACGGACGGCGCCATCCGGATGGGGACTCTGAAGAGCCGGATCAGGACGCTGCACGATTTTCTCAGCCCCAATGTTGTCAAAGTGGTTACCGACACCCAAGGATTTGCGCTCTATTTTTCACGGTCGCCCCTCCCCAATTTTCGCGACAAATGGAATGACCTGAAAGATGAGGCGTTCGTTACGGGGCGACTCCTCTGCCACAAGCATGTGGGGCTCTACGTCTATCGCCGCGATTTTCTTCTGGAATTCGCGCGAATGGCGCCCACGCCGCTGGAGCAGTCCGAGAAGCTCGAGCAGCTTCGCGCCCTGGAGAACGGCTGCCGGATCCGGGTGGTGGAGACCGAGTATGAGTCGATCGGCGTTGACACGCCGGCCGATCTGGAAAAAGTAATCGAAAAACTGAAAAAGGTGTAATGACATGAAAACCAAATTCATCTTTGTGACCGGCGGCGTTGTTTCGTCCATCGGCAAAGGGCTCGCCTCGGCATCGCTCGGGGCGCTTCTCGAGGCCCGGGGACTGCGGGTCACCATGCAGAAGCTTGACCCGTACATCAACGTCGACCCGGGGACCATGTCTCCGTTCCAGCATGGTGAAGTCTTCGTCACTGACGATGGCGCTGAAACCGATCTGGACCTGGGCCACTACGAGCGGTACACGTCGGCCCGGCTCTCGAAGCGGAGCAACTTCACCACCGGCCAGGTCTATTTCTCGGTCATCGAGAAGGAGCGCCGCGGCGACTATCTCGGCGGTACCGTTCAGGTCATTCCCCACATCACCGACGAGATCAAGCACAAGATCATCGAAAACGCCAAAGGGGCGGACGTCGCCATCGTCGAGGTGGGCGGCACCGTCGGAGACATCGAGTCCCTGCCGTTCCTGGAGGCGATCCGTCAGTTCAAGGCCGACCGTGGGGCGTCGAACGTCCTCTATCTTCACGTGACCCTCGTTCCGTACATCAAGACGGCCGGTGAGCTGAAGACCAAACCGACGCAGCATTCGGTCAAGGAACTGAGGGAGATCGGCATCCAGCCCGATATCCTCCTCTGCCGCTGCGAAAAGGATCTTCCTCACGACATGAAGGCGAAGATCGCCCTGTTCTGCAACGTGGAGGAGAAAGCGGTCATTACCTCGGCCGATGCCGAGCACATCTATGCGGTGCCGTTGGCTCTCCACCGGCAGGGGCTCGACGAGCAGGTGGTGGAGAAACTCAACATCTGGACCAAGGCCCCCGATCTCGCCCCGTGGGAGAGCGTTGTGGAAAAGCTTCGCAACCCCCTCAAGGGAGAGGTCCACATCGCCATCGTCGGCAAGTACGTCAACCTCACCGAGTCCTACAAGTCGCTGGCCGAGGCTCTGACCCACGGCGGGATCGCCAATGACTGCCGGGTTTTCCTCAAGTATCTTGATTCGGAGAAGATCGAGAACGAGGGGCTCGGCACCCTTCTGGACGACGTCGATGCGGTGCTCGTTCCCGGAGGATTCGGAGAGCGGGGAACCGAGGGGAAGATCAAGTCGATCGAGTACGTCAGGACGCGGAAGATCCCCTTCTTCGGAATCTGCCTCGGGATGCAGATGGCTGCCGTGGAATACGCCCGCAATGTCTGCGGTCTCGATGACGCCTTTTCCAGCGAATTCCGTCCCGACTGCGCCAATCCCATCATCAACCTGATGGAGGAGCAGAAAGGAGTCGAGCGCAAAGGGGGGACTATGAGACTTGGCGCATACCCCTGTACGCTTGCGAAGGGCTCGTTTGCCCAGAAGGCATACGGTTCCCTGGAGATATCAGAGCGCCACCGCCATCGTTACGAGTTCAATAATGCCTTCCGGGAGAACCTCTCTTCCAATGGGCTGGTGATCTCGGGCGTTTACAAGGAGGGCGATCTGGTGGAGATCATCGAGGTCGCCGACCATCCCTGGTTCCTTGGCTGCCAGTTCCACCCCGAGTTCAAGTCGAAACCGCTCAATCCGCACCCGCTCTTCCGGGCGTTCGTCGCTGCCGCCCTCGAGCACAGGAAGGTGAGGGGATAGTCTGCCCCTCACATTGGGAGCCATCGTGGTAAGAGAGATTGCAATCGGAAATGTCAAGATTGGCGGCAATCGGCCGCTGGTGCTGATCGCCGGGCCTTGCGTCATTGAGAACGAGGCGGCGACGCTGCGCTGCGCCGAGCGTCTCATGACCCTTGTGAATGGCGTTGCCATACCGCTCATCTTCAAGGCGTCCTACGACAAGGCGAACCGGACTTCCGTCACCTCCTTTCGCGGCCCCGGCATCAAGGAAGGGTTGCGGATCCTGAAAAAAGTGAAGGAGTCGCTGGGGATTCCGGTGCTGTCGGATATCCACTCCATCGAGCAGGTGCAGCCGGCGGCCGAGGTCCTCGACGTCATGCAGATTCCTGCCTTTCTCTGCCGCCAGACCGACCTGCTGGTGGAAGCTGCCCGCAGCGGGTGCGTGGTGAACGTCAAAAAAGGGCAGTTCCTGGCCCCGTGGGACATGGAGAACGTGGTGGGGAAGCTGGTCGCCAGCGGCAACGAGAAGGTCGTCCTCACGGAGCGCGGGGCATCGTTCGGTTACAACAATCTCGTCTCCGATATGCGAAGTCTGCCGATCATGCGTGGATTCGGCTTCCCCGTGGTGTTCGACGCCACCCACAGCGTTCAGCTCCCCGGCGGACAGGGGGGCTCCTCGGGGGGGCAGCGGCAATTTGTCGAATATCTCTCCCGTGCCGCCGTAGCCACTGGCATCGACGGCATCTTCATGGAGGTTCACGAGGAGCCGGACAAGGCCCTCTGTGACGGCCCTAACTCGGTCAAGCTCGACGACCTGCCGGCGCTGCTCAAGAAGCTGAAGGCAATCGACGCCATCGTAAAATGAAAGAGAGGGAGTGAGGAGCGGGGCGCATCGTCGCTCCTTATCCCTTGTTTCTTGCGGAGTTCCCATTGATTCTCGAAGAAGCGCGCAACGTTATCCGTATCGAGGCCGAGGCACTGCTGGCCCTCGCCGAAACCATCAACGGCGAGTTTGAACGTGCCGTTCGCCTTATCCTTGCCACCAAGGGGCGGGTGGTGGTGACCGGCATGGGGAAATCGGGGCTCATCGGCCAGAAAATAGCCTCCACCATGGCATCCACTGGAACGCCGGCTTTTTTCCTCCATCCGGCCGAGGGAATCCACGGCGATCTCGGAATGATCATGAAGGGCGACGTGGTCATTGCCATCTCCAATAGTGGCGAGACCGAGGAGGTCTGCCGGATCCTTCCGGTGATAAAGCGGCTTGGAGCCTCCCTCGTGGCCATGTCGGGAAATCCGAACTCCACCCTTGCCAAGGCGGGGGATATATTCCTCGATATCTCGGTCAAGGAGGAGGCCTGCCCCCTGGGGCTCGCTCCCACCGCGTCCACGACCGCCACCCTCGCCATGGGTGATGCACTGGCCGTGGCGCTTCTTGTTGAGCGGGGATTCAGCCCTGAAGATTTCGCACTGTTCCACCCCGGCGGCGCGTTGGGCAAGAAACTCCTCCTGATGGTGGAGGATGTCATGCACGGCGGTGGCGCCGTTCCGGTAGTGGCAGAAGATACGGCAATGCAGGACGCTCTCTTCGTCATGACGTCAAAGGGGCTCGGGGTGGTGGGAGTCATCGACGTTGCCGGCGCACTCCTCGGAGTAATCACCGATGGCGATCTTCGGCGGGCGCTGGGACGGGGGCTCGATATCCTGCACCTGCCGGCCCGTGAGCTCATGACCCGCAACCCGAAGCGGATCGGTCGGCGCGAACTGGCGGCCAAGGCGCTCCAGCGGATGGAGGAGCATGCCATAACCTCGCTCTTTGTGTTCGATGACGAGAATGACGGTCGACCGGTGGGTGTCGTCCATCTGCACGATCTCCTGAAAGTGGGAATAGCGTGATGGAAGAGCGCCTCGCAAAGATCAAGCTGCTGCTTCTCGACGTTGACGGCGTGATGACCGACGGCCGCATCATATTCGATTCCAATGGCGTCGAAAGCAAGTTCTTCAATGTGAAGGATGGCCACGGAATAAAGATGATCCAGCGGGCAGGCATCCAGGTCGGCATCATCTCCGGCCGGGAATCGATGGTGGTTACGAACCGGGCAGCCGAACTCGGCATTTCCATCGTCTACCAGAAGGCTCTCGACAAACTCTCTCCCTATCTCGACATTCTTGACAAGACCGGTTTCGATGATTCACAGATCGGCTTTGTCGGGGATGATGTCATCGATATTCCCGTCTTGCGCCGGGTCGGATTCGCCGCTGCCCCTGCCGATGCCGTCTCCGACGTATTTCCCTATGTCCATTTCACCACCAGAAACCGTGGCGGTTGGGGGGCCGTTCGCGAGGTCTGCGATCTGCTTCTCCGCGGGCAGGGGAAGTGGGACGAAGTCACGGCCCGCTACTTCCGCTAGTCTCGCTCCATTCCTTCTGCCGTTCCGGCTCCCTCGCGTTTCACTCCGAAAACATCATCTCCTTATGCCAAGCGGAGACTCTGTTTCTGATCCCGATTGGCGCCCCGTTGGCATATGCGGGAGTTGGCGCGTGGGACGATATTCACGCGTTGCGCGCCAGGCATCCATCCCGCTGGTCGGGTCAGGAGGGGTGGTACTACAATCTTTGTGCCAAATTGCCAGTTTGTTCCGACAATCCCCTTTACAGTGTTTGGGTGAGATGGTATACTGCGCCGGCAGTGATGATAAAGATAAGTAAAATCAGGCACGTACTGGCTGCCGCCATCGTTTTGGTCACGCTGTATCTGGTGATTTCCCTTGCCCTCAATGTGGGGACGGGGCGCAAGGCAGAGAAGGTGTTGCCCGCTCTGCCCCGAAATGTAGAACTTTCCCTCAAGAATATTCACTACACCGAAACGAAGGATGGCGTTAAGAAATGGGACCTTTACGCCAGGCAGGGGGAGTATGACAAGGAGCGCGAGGTAACCCGTCTGAGGGAGGTGCGGTTTGTCCTCCCTGGCGATGCGCGTACCGGTGACATAACCTTGCGTGCCGATCAGGCTGACTACCTCAATGCCTCAAAGGATGTGACCCTGAGCGGCAATGTGGTCGCCACGAGCGTTTCCGGCATGCAGTTCAGGACGGGGCATGTCTCGTATCAGTCGGCCCGTTCGCTGGTTACCACCGATGATCGGGTTCATTACGCCGATGGGCAGTTCGATGTCGACGGTGTCGGTATGGAGTTTTCGGTCAAGTCGCGGGATCTGCGGATATTGAAAGATGTTCGGGCCGTTGTTCGGCCTGTGAAAAAAGGATAAGATGAAGCGTTTTCTTTGTGCCTTCTCTCTGCTGTTCGTCCTGGGCGGGTCGGCGCTTGCCGCGCCTCCGGCCGGCGAGCGGGGGAAAGAGCCGATCACCATCAAGTCGAACGAGCTTTCGACTGACAGCAAGAGCCGGACAGCCACTTTTACCGGAAAAGTCACGGCCCGCCAGGGCGACCTGACGATCTATGCTGACCGGCTCGTCGTCCATTATAAGCAGGAAGGCGGCGATGTGGACCGTGTGGACGCCATCGGCAATGTGCGGATTGTTCAGGGAGATCGCCTTGCCACTGCCCGCGAGGGGGTCTATCTCAGTGCCGAACAGAAGATAGTCCTTTCCGGTGATCCCAAGGTCTTCCAGGGAGAAAATACGGTTTCGGGCAAGGTGATCACCTATTTCGTGAACGAAGAGAAAAGTGTCGTGACCGGCGGTCCGGATGGACGCGTCGAGGCGGTCATTCACCCGAAGAACAAGGCTGGTGATGGCGGCTCAAAGCGCTGATACGGTACTTTCAGCCCGGGGCCTCCGCAAGGGGTTCGGCCGTCGTGTCGTGGTAAACGGCGTCGATCTGCAGGTCTCCCCGGGGGAAGTGGTGGGGCTCCTCGGTCCCAACGGTGCCGGAAAGACGACCACCTTCTACATGGTTGTCGGCCTTGCCCGACCCGACGGGGGAGAGGTCTTTCTGGGGGATGAGGAGATTACCCCCCTCCCGATGTACCAGCGGGCGCAGCGGGGGATCAGTTATCTTCCCCAGGAACCGTCGGTTTTTCGCAAGCTGACCGTCGAGGAGAATATCCTGGCGGTGCTGGAGACTATGGACCTCTCGGCGTCTGAGCGGCGGGAGCGGGTCGAGGAACTACTGGCGGAGTTCAAGATCGGCCATATCGCCCGAAGCAAGGGATTCGCCCTTTCCGGCGGAGAGCGGCGACGAGTCGAGATCGCCCGGGCCTTGGCCACCAATCCGTCGTACATCCTTCTTGATGAGCCTTTTGCCGGCATCGATCCGATCGCGGTCATCGATATCCAGGGAATCATCACGGATCTGAAACGGCGCGGCATCGGCATCCTGATATCTGACCACAATGTTCGGGAGACCCTCGGGGTGTGCGATAGTGCCTATATCATGAGTTCCGGCGAGGTGATAGAGTACGGCGACCCGGTGAGGATTGCCGAAAGCAAGAAGGCCCGGGAAATTTACCTGGGAGAGAAGTTCAGACTGTGAGGCATGTCCCGGGCGTGACGGACAGCGCCGCCCTCCGCACTACGGTTTAGAAAAGAAACAACGTAAGGGTACCCTCTCTATGGCCATTGAGATGCGCCAACAAATGAAGCTGACCCAGCAGCTGGTGATGACGCCCCAGTTGCAGCAGGCGATCAAGCTCCTGCAATTGTCGCGGCTCGAGCTTCAGGATTTGGTGCGCCAGGAGATGGAGGAGAATCCGGTCCTGGAGGAGACGCTCGAGGCGGAGGAGGTCAAGGAGCAGGACCAGCTGGAACTCGCCGAGAAAGAAGAGCAACCGGCAGGTGAAGAAAAGGAGTTCCACGAGGTTCAGGCCGGGACGGAAACCCTGACCGATACCGATTGGGACAGTTACCTCGAAGGGTACAACTACAGCTCGGGCGAACAGCAGTACTATGACGACGAGGATCGCCCTTCGTACGAGAATATTCTTACCCGGAAAGGGACCCTCGTCGATCATCTCATGTGGCAGCTGAATCTTACCAACCTCACCGATTTCGAAAGCCGGGTGGGGGCCGAGATCATTGGTAACATCGACGAAGAGGGGTATCTCCGGGCCACCGTTGACGAGATTGCGGCTGCGTGCCAGACTGACATCGAGCTCGTTGACTCCACGCTGAAAAAGATCCAGGAGTTCGACCCGATGGGAGTTGGCGCCCGGGATCTGCGCGAGTGCCTCCTGATACAGGTGGATCAGCTCGGAATGAACGGCAGTGTGGTGGAAGGGATTCTCCTCAACCACCTCCACGATCTCGAAACCAGAAAATACAAGCAAATCGCCAAGGCCCTCGGGGTCGACGTGAACGATATTCTGACCGCCGCCCGGATTATCGCAAGTCTTGATCCCAAGCCCGGCCGCATCTACGGTTCCGAGGATGTCCACTACATTTCCGCCGATGTCTTTGTGTACAAGATCGCTGACGATTATGTCGTTGTTCTCAATGACGAAGGACTTCCCAATCTGCGGGTAAATCCGTTCTACGCAGGCGACGTGAAGGCAAATCCCCAGGTTGACGCCAAGGCTGAAGAGTACATCAATGACAAGGTGCGCTCGGCGACATGGCTCATCAAGAGCATTCACCAGCGGCAGCGTACCATCTACAAGGTGGCGAAGAGCATCGCCCGGTTTCAGCGCGACTTCCTCGATCGGGGGATCGAGCACCTGCGGCCGCTGGTCCTTCGCGACGTTGCCGAGGACATCGGCATGCACGAGTCGACCATCAGCCGCGTGACCACCAACAAGTACATGCAGACCCCGCAGGGGCTCTTCGAGATGAAGTACTTCTTCAATAGCGGCATCTCCACCACCGAGGGCGATTTCATCGCCTCCGAGAGCGTCAAGAACAAGATCAAGGAGATCGTCGACGCCGAGGATCCCCGCAAACCCTACAGCGACCAACGCATTGCCGAACTCCTGTCGGCCCACAGTATCAACATTGCCCGGCGGACCGTTACCAAATATCGGGAGATGCTGCGGATCGGCTCGTCATCCGAGCGCAAACGTCACTTCTGATCTCTATGTAGCTTATTTTATCAATCTTCGATGTTCCGGCTTGAAGGATCGTAAATTCGTGTTTACCTTGAATCAGGAGGCACGGTCCGGAACGCATTCACCGCAAGGAGGAAGTTATGCAAATTACAACAACGTTCAGGCACATGGAGCAGAGCGAGGCCCTCAAGAGCTATGCCGCCGAAAAACTGGAGAGGGTGAAGAAATATATCGACGAACCCGTCACCGCCCAAGTCTTCTTTACGGTCGAGAAGATCCGGCATGCGGCCGAGGTCACCCTGACCGCCAAAGGGGTCATCATCAAGGCCGCTGAAGAAACCAACGATATGTATGCCGCCCTCGATGCGGTGGTGGACAAGATCGAGCGGCAGCTGCGGCGTTACAAAGAGCGCCTCAAGGAGCACAAACCCGCTGCCGATACCCGTGCTATCGAAGTCCAGAAGAGCATCGTGACCGCAGAGAGCATTGAGCAGCAGAAACAGCCGGTCATCATTCCGAGCAAGACCATTTCCATCAAGCCGATGTCGGTTGATGAGGCCGTTATGCAGATGGATCTTCTGCATAAGGATTTTCTCGTCTTCACCGATTCGTCCACCGAAGCGATCAACGTCGTCTACCGGCGCAAGGATGGCAACTACGGCCTGATCGAGCCCACTCCCAAGTAAGGCATTAAGCCGCGCCGCCTCGTGCGGCGCGGCTCCTTACCCGACGGAAGCCGCTGCCCCCCTCCACCCACATCGAGGATATCCACCTTTGAACAGCATCAGTCTTTCAATCGCTGACCTCCTCAACGATACGGAGTACGGGCTGGACCTTGTCCTGCATGCGGGGGAGCGGGGTGTGGACCACCGGGTGCACAGCTCCCGCATTCAAAAGCCGGGACTGGCGCTGACGGGGTATACGGAGCATCTCCATCCCGACCGCGTGCAGGTTCTGGGCAATACCGAAATTTCCTACCTGCGGCAGATTCCCGGGGCCCAGGCGGCGATCAATATCGCCAAGCTCTGCCAGTATCCCATCTCGTGCTTCATCATCACCAAGGGATTGGAGCCTCCCGACATCCTTCGTGACGAGACGGAAAAGGCGGGGATTCCGCTCCTTGTGTCGCCCCACCAATCGTCGACGTTCATTTCCCTGATCACCAAGTTTCTGGAAGAGCGGCTGCTCCCCACCACCCATATCCACGGGGTGCTCGTGGATGTGCTCGGTGTCGGGGTGCTGCTCCTGGGCAAGAGCGGCATCGGAAAGAGCGAGTGCGCCCTCGACCTCGTCATCCGCGGTCACCGGCTCGTGGCGGATGATGTGGTCTACGTCAAGAAAAAGATGCCGGCGGCACTGGTCGGCCAGGCGGCCGAAGCGATCCAGTACCACGTCGAAATTCGCGGCCTTGGCATCATCAATATCAAGAACCTCTTCGGCGTTTCCTCCATCCGAGAGAAGAAGATCATCGACATGGTGATCGAGCTGGTGGAGTGGGACCCGGACCACGAGTACGACCGTCTCGGGATCGACGACGAGTTCTACCGCATCCTCGATATCGAGCTCCCCTATATCAGGATTCCGGTGCGCCCGGGGCGCAACCTCACCTCCATCATCGAGGTGGCGGCACGAAATCATCTCCTCAAGGGGATGGGATACCATTCGGCCCGTGAACTGCAGGAAAAGCTCATGGCGCGGATGGAGGTTCGCCCCCTCGGGGACGAAGTGGAGTAACGGATGCGGATACTCGTCATCAGCGGACTTTCAGGCTCCGGCAAGTCGACGGCAGTGCGCGTTCTCGAGGATGAGGGTTTTTTCTGCATCGACAATTTGCCGGTCCAGTTGTTTCCCACCATCATCGATCTGGTCCGAAAGGCCGAGGAGAAGGTGCCGGGGGTCGCGCTGGTCATGGATATCCGGGGCCGCGATTTCCTGAAAGGGTACGAGCGGGTCTTCCAGGAAATCCGCGAGGCCGGCAACACCATCGAGATTGTCTTCTTCGACGCCACCGACGAGGTCCTGATCCGGCGCTTTTCCGAGACGCGCCGGCGCCATCCCGCCCTTGAGAGTGGGTCGGTGCCCGAAGGGATACGGTACGAGCGCGACCAGTTGGCCGGGTTGCGCCGCCAGGCCACGCTGGTGATCGATACCTCGGAGCTTAACGTGCATCAGCTGAAGGAGCTTTTCACCGCCAAGGTGAAAGGGGAATCGGGCCCCCGGCGGATGACGATCCAGCTCCAGTCGTTCGGCTACCGCTACGGAATTCCCCTCGAGTCCGACCTGGTGATGGATGTCCGGTTTCTTCCCAATCCACACTTCGTACCCGAACTCAAGCCGTTCACCGGACTTGACGCCTCCGTTCGCGCCTACGTTCTGGAAAAGCCTGAAACCGCGGAGTTCCTGAAGAGCTTCACGGACCTGCTCGGCTTTCTCGTTCCGTCCTACCGACGGGAAGGGAAGTCGTACCTCACCGTCTCCATCGGTTGCACGGGGGGGAGGCACCGGTCGGTCGCACTTGTGGAGGAACTCGGCCGCTTCTTTGCCGACAAGGGGTTCGCAGTCAAAACAACCCATCGGGATATAGAGAAGGGATAGAAATGATCGGACTGGTTCTCGTGACCCATGCCGGCCTTGCCGCCGAGCTTCTCCGTGCCGCAGAAATGATCGTCGGTCCCATCGACCGTGCGGAGGCCGTTGGAATCCAGCCGGGTGACCCGGCCGAAAAGGTAATGGCCGATATTGCGGGGGCGGTCAAGCGGATCTCAGAGGGGGGAGCGGTCATCATGACCGACATGTTTGGCGGGACCCCCTCAAACATGAGCCTCTCCTACCTCGAAAGCGGCAGGATCGAGGTGCTGACCGGCGTCAATCTGCCGATGATCATCAAGTTCGCCACGGAACGTGCCAACGCCTCCGTCTCCGACCTTGCCGGATCCATCAGGGATTGCGGGCGGGACGGCATCACCGTTGCCGGTGATTATCTGAAATAACCTCAAGGACTTGACCGTAATGCTCGTACAGGAATTCACCATCGTCAACAAACTGGGGCTTCACGCCCGCGCATCGGCCCTTCTTGTCAAGACCGCCAGCCGCTTCAGCGCCGAAATCAAGATTGGCCGCGAAGGGATCGAGGTCAACGGCAAGAGCATCATGGGGATCATGATGCTTGCTGCCGCCAAGGGGACCACCATCACCGTCACTGTTGACGGCGGCGACGAAGCGGAGGCCATGGCGGCCCTATCGGACATCATAACCAATGGATTCGGTGAGGAGTGACAGCAGAATATTCCGCGGCATAGGGGCTTCTCCCGGCATTGCCATTGGAACGGTGCGGATGACCGACCGGGGGAGGGTGGTGGTGGCTGAGACGGCCATTGCCCCCGAAGAGGTCCCCCATGAGGTCGAGCGCTTTACCGCAGCCCTCTCGAAGGCCCGCGCCGATCTTTCGTCCCTCAAGCAGCAGTTCGCCTCCACCCATGGGCCTGAGCATCTCTACGTAATCGACACCCACCTCCTCATCCTGGAAGACGGCATGCTCATCCAGGGGACCGTCGAGCTGATCGAACG contains:
- a CDS encoding KpsF/GutQ family sugar-phosphate isomerase; its protein translation is MILEEARNVIRIEAEALLALAETINGEFERAVRLILATKGRVVVTGMGKSGLIGQKIASTMASTGTPAFFLHPAEGIHGDLGMIMKGDVVIAISNSGETEEVCRILPVIKRLGASLVAMSGNPNSTLAKAGDIFLDISVKEEACPLGLAPTASTTATLAMGDALAVALLVERGFSPEDFALFHPGGALGKKLLLMVEDVMHGGGAVPVVAEDTAMQDALFVMTSKGLGVVGVIDVAGALLGVITDGDLRRALGRGLDILHLPARELMTRNPKRIGRRELAAKALQRMEEHAITSLFVFDDENDGRPVGVVHLHDLLKVGIA
- the rpoN gene encoding RNA polymerase factor sigma-54, whose translation is MAIEMRQQMKLTQQLVMTPQLQQAIKLLQLSRLELQDLVRQEMEENPVLEETLEAEEVKEQDQLELAEKEEQPAGEEKEFHEVQAGTETLTDTDWDSYLEGYNYSSGEQQYYDDEDRPSYENILTRKGTLVDHLMWQLNLTNLTDFESRVGAEIIGNIDEEGYLRATVDEIAAACQTDIELVDSTLKKIQEFDPMGVGARDLRECLLIQVDQLGMNGSVVEGILLNHLHDLETRKYKQIAKALGVDVNDILTAARIIASLDPKPGRIYGSEDVHYISADVFVYKIADDYVVVLNDEGLPNLRVNPFYAGDVKANPQVDAKAEEYINDKVRSATWLIKSIHQRQRTIYKVAKSIARFQRDFLDRGIEHLRPLVLRDVAEDIGMHESTISRVTTNKYMQTPQGLFEMKYFFNSGISTTEGDFIASESVKNKIKEIVDAEDPRKPYSDQRIAELLSAHSINIARRTVTKYREMLRIGSSSERKRHF
- a CDS encoding KdsC family phosphatase, translated to MEERLAKIKLLLLDVDGVMTDGRIIFDSNGVESKFFNVKDGHGIKMIQRAGIQVGIISGRESMVVTNRAAELGISIVYQKALDKLSPYLDILDKTGFDDSQIGFVGDDVIDIPVLRRVGFAAAPADAVSDVFPYVHFTTRNRGGWGAVREVCDLLLRGQGKWDEVTARYFR
- the lptC gene encoding LPS export ABC transporter periplasmic protein LptC, with product MIKISKIRHVLAAAIVLVTLYLVISLALNVGTGRKAEKVLPALPRNVELSLKNIHYTETKDGVKKWDLYARQGEYDKEREVTRLREVRFVLPGDARTGDITLRADQADYLNASKDVTLSGNVVATSVSGMQFRTGHVSYQSARSLVTTDDRVHYADGQFDVDGVGMEFSVKSRDLRILKDVRAVVRPVKKG
- the lptB gene encoding LPS export ABC transporter ATP-binding protein, which gives rise to MAAQSADTVLSARGLRKGFGRRVVVNGVDLQVSPGEVVGLLGPNGAGKTTTFYMVVGLARPDGGEVFLGDEEITPLPMYQRAQRGISYLPQEPSVFRKLTVEENILAVLETMDLSASERRERVEELLAEFKIGHIARSKGFALSGGERRRVEIARALATNPSYILLDEPFAGIDPIAVIDIQGIITDLKRRGIGILISDHNVRETLGVCDSAYIMSSGEVIEYGDPVRIAESKKAREIYLGEKFRL
- the lptA gene encoding lipopolysaccharide transport periplasmic protein LptA, encoding MKRFLCAFSLLFVLGGSALAAPPAGERGKEPITIKSNELSTDSKSRTATFTGKVTARQGDLTIYADRLVVHYKQEGGDVDRVDAIGNVRIVQGDRLATAREGVYLSAEQKIVLSGDPKVFQGENTVSGKVITYFVNEEKSVVTGGPDGRVEAVIHPKNKAGDGGSKR